One region of Candidatus Thiopontia autotrophica genomic DNA includes:
- a CDS encoding IS110 family transposase → MPWQLLQTLPGVDRWSATAILIEIGTDMSQFGNIQQFASWAGLCPGNNESAGKRKSGKTRKGNRSLRHSLCEVANAASRTTSQFKVKYQGLVIRRGHKRTIISLDEEVMGIWLFASTGSASDNVNCIKLRQGKVRLQINLRAGIPMFLWG, encoded by the coding sequence CTGCCATGGCAACTGCTACAGACGCTTCCCGGAGTAGACCGCTGGTCAGCAACGGCTATATTGATCGAGATCGGCACCGACATGTCCCAGTTTGGGAATATTCAGCAGTTCGCTTCATGGGCAGGCCTCTGTCCCGGTAATAACGAAAGTGCCGGAAAAAGAAAAAGCGGAAAAACGCGCAAAGGGAATCGATCCCTTCGACACTCTTTATGTGAGGTGGCCAATGCCGCCAGTAGAACCACGAGTCAGTTCAAAGTCAAATATCAAGGACTTGTCATACGCAGAGGCCATAAACGGACCATTATCTCGCTGGATGAAGAAGTTATGGGAATTTGGCTATTTGCCTCAACTGGCTCAGCCTCAGACAACGTAAACTGCATCAAACTGCGGCAGGGTAAAGTCCGCCTTCAGATTAATCTGAGGGCAGGGATACCTATGTTTTTGTGGGGGTAA
- the feoB gene encoding ferrous iron transport protein B, producing MGQTDKIINVALAGNPNCGKTTIFNHLTGARQRVGNFSGVTVTRKEGTVHHKGWTINVIDLPGTYSLSSKTVEEKVAREYILNESPDLVVDVVDAGNLERNLFLTTQLIEMDLPRIINLNMIDEVRAKGMEIDTATFSQLLGAPTVETVGRTGEGKEKLLDAIVAIAEDGFSSRQIRVPYDSHVEEAIERTQEHIAKLHPGQIEEERSRWLALKLLEGDSDVLAQEHDHADLIAAAKSEQTELEDSHGEDSPTLLADGRYGFIHGLVQETMQQSKPVRAQNMTRRIDQVLLNRALGLPLFLFFMWLMFQTTFTVGQYPMDWIDSGVGWLSDTTTELMPEGLIRNLLVDGIIGGVGGIIIFLPNIVLLFLFISFFENTGYMARAAFLMDRFMHGIGLHGKAFIPLLMGFGCNVPAIMATRTIENPRDRLLTILINPFMSCSARLPVYVLLAGIFFAEYAGTVVFALYLAGILVAMGAAWMMKKTMFQGLSDPFVMELPPYRLPAARSVVIHMWEKAVEFLKKVSGIILVGSIIIWFLQAFPQNVELSVDYGAEQHRIEQQMDAGQAREQALSELANRQAAEEQERRYLGQIGRTIQPIFEPLGFDWKGSIALLTGFVAKEIVVSTFGVLYNTGDEVDEESMSLREAMAGSMAPEVALAFMVFTLLYMPCLATIAVIKRETQSVGWTTFSIGLGLGIAWVLAWVVVRVAGYFL from the coding sequence ATGGGTCAGACAGACAAGATCATCAATGTAGCCCTTGCAGGAAATCCCAACTGTGGAAAGACCACAATCTTTAACCACCTGACGGGCGCGCGTCAACGGGTGGGAAACTTCAGCGGGGTAACAGTTACCCGTAAAGAGGGAACTGTACACCACAAGGGGTGGACCATAAATGTTATCGATCTACCCGGAACCTACTCACTCTCCTCAAAAACAGTAGAGGAGAAGGTGGCTCGTGAGTATATCCTTAATGAGTCACCTGATCTGGTGGTTGATGTTGTAGATGCCGGAAATCTGGAGAGGAACCTGTTTCTCACCACCCAGCTGATCGAGATGGACCTGCCCCGTATTATCAATCTAAATATGATTGATGAGGTTAGGGCCAAGGGGATGGAGATCGATACAGCCACCTTCTCTCAGCTTCTCGGGGCACCAACAGTAGAGACTGTTGGACGTACAGGCGAGGGCAAGGAGAAGCTGCTGGATGCGATAGTAGCTATTGCAGAAGATGGGTTCAGCTCTCGTCAGATCAGGGTTCCATACGACTCTCATGTGGAAGAGGCGATTGAGCGTACCCAGGAACATATCGCAAAACTCCACCCCGGACAGATTGAGGAGGAGCGCTCTCGCTGGCTGGCACTCAAGCTTCTGGAGGGGGACTCCGATGTGCTGGCACAGGAGCATGACCATGCAGACCTGATTGCAGCAGCAAAGAGCGAGCAGACAGAACTTGAAGATAGTCATGGCGAAGACTCCCCAACCCTGTTGGCTGATGGCCGTTACGGATTTATTCACGGTCTGGTGCAGGAGACCATGCAGCAGTCAAAACCGGTACGTGCCCAAAACATGACCCGCAGGATTGACCAGGTGCTGCTGAATCGAGCACTGGGGCTGCCACTATTTCTCTTCTTTATGTGGCTGATGTTTCAGACCACGTTTACCGTTGGCCAATACCCGATGGACTGGATTGATTCCGGAGTGGGCTGGCTCTCTGATACAACCACAGAGCTAATGCCGGAGGGGTTGATCCGCAATCTGCTGGTGGATGGAATTATTGGCGGGGTTGGTGGCATCATCATCTTCCTCCCCAATATTGTGCTGTTATTCCTGTTTATCTCATTCTTTGAGAATACCGGATATATGGCACGAGCCGCCTTTCTGATGGACCGCTTTATGCACGGTATCGGTCTCCATGGCAAAGCCTTTATCCCCCTGCTTATGGGGTTTGGTTGTAACGTGCCGGCTATTATGGCGACCCGTACCATCGAGAACCCCAGGGACAGGCTGCTCACCATCCTCATCAACCCTTTTATGAGCTGCTCGGCCCGTCTGCCGGTCTATGTACTGTTGGCCGGAATCTTCTTTGCAGAGTATGCAGGCACAGTAGTCTTTGCGCTCTACCTGGCGGGCATTCTGGTAGCCATGGGTGCCGCCTGGATGATGAAAAAGACCATGTTTCAAGGCCTCTCTGATCCGTTTGTAATGGAGCTGCCACCATATCGCCTGCCGGCAGCCCGCTCGGTTGTGATCCACATGTGGGAGAAGGCGGTAGAGTTTCTAAAAAAGGTGAGCGGTATCATTCTGGTGGGCTCTATCATTATCTGGTTCCTGCAGGCCTTTCCTCAAAACGTTGAGTTGAGCGTGGACTATGGCGCAGAGCAGCACCGTATAGAGCAGCAGATGGATGCGGGGCAGGCAAGAGAGCAGGCACTTTCCGAGCTTGCAAACAGGCAGGCGGCTGAGGAGCAGGAGAGGCGCTATCTGGGGCAGATTGGGAGAACAATCCAGCCCATATTTGAGCCCCTGGGGTTTGACTGGAAGGGGAGTATCGCCCTCCTGACCGGATTTGTGGCCAAGGAGATCGTGGTCTCTACATTTGGAGTCCTCTACAACACAGGTGATGAGGTGGATGAGGAGAGTATGAGTCTGCGTGAGGCGATGGCTGGGAGCATGGCTCCGGAGGTGGCACTTGCGTTTATGGTCTTTACCCTCCTCTATATGCCATGCCTTGCAACCATTGCGGTTATAAAAAGAGAGACCCAGTCAGTTGGCTGGACCACGTTCTCCATTGGACTGGGATTAGGTATCGCATGGGTTCTGGCATGGGTTGTGGTAAGGGTTGCGGGGTACTTTTTATGA
- the napG gene encoding ferredoxin-type protein NapG, translating into MSKKKVDRRQFLTDSGKMVGGLSVAGATIGLFGKQASSMPAYALRPPGALPENEFLGSCIRCGLCVQDCPYEILHLAELQEEVALGTPYFIARDKPCEMCEEIYCIQNCPTGALDRGLADINTSRMGVAVLVDQETCLNLLGLRCDICYRVCPVLDEAISLERFHNARTKRHTIFVPTVHSDACTGCGKCEYACPLPVAAIKVLPENIAKGQLGEHYRLGWREKEQAGESLVTPDIEHQYNLPEGFQYDLEGEGLIAPEEGPNLLDLNIPGMPKFSIPAPKTTKK; encoded by the coding sequence ATGAGCAAGAAGAAGGTAGACCGCAGGCAGTTCCTCACCGACAGTGGAAAGATGGTTGGTGGGCTCTCTGTTGCTGGTGCTACGATTGGCCTGTTCGGCAAGCAGGCGAGCTCAATGCCGGCCTATGCGCTGCGTCCACCTGGTGCACTTCCCGAGAATGAGTTTCTGGGCTCCTGTATCCGCTGTGGTCTCTGTGTTCAGGATTGTCCCTATGAGATCCTCCATCTGGCAGAGCTACAGGAAGAGGTGGCTCTAGGTACTCCATACTTTATCGCTCGCGACAAGCCGTGCGAGATGTGCGAGGAGATCTACTGCATCCAGAATTGTCCTACCGGGGCACTGGATAGAGGCCTGGCTGATATCAATACCTCGCGCATGGGGGTTGCAGTTCTGGTTGATCAAGAGACCTGTCTGAACCTGCTGGGGCTGCGTTGCGATATCTGTTACCGAGTCTGTCCGGTTCTTGATGAGGCGATATCACTGGAACGCTTTCACAATGCCCGCACCAAGCGTCACACAATCTTCGTGCCGACTGTACACTCCGATGCCTGCACCGGTTGTGGCAAGTGTGAATATGCATGTCCTCTACCTGTTGCAGCAATCAAGGTGCTGCCGGAAAATATAGCCAAGGGACAACTTGGCGAGCATTATCGTTTAGGCTGGAGAGAGAAGGAGCAGGCCGGAGAGTCTCTGGTGACCCCGGACATAGAGCATCAATACAACCTGCCTGAGGGATTCCAATATGACCTCGAGGGCGAGGGGTTGATTGCACCTGAGGAGGGACCAAACCTTCTTGATCTTAATATTCCGGGAATGCCAAAATTCTCGATTCCCGCCCCCAAAACAACCAAAAAATAG
- a CDS encoding DUF418 domain-containing protein, with the protein MPISINIAVADQRSTPGSVCSSCHGSFQRYELLLIALLFGLMQMVISTLWLRYFLYGSLEWAWRSLVRIEFQRIRLSSAYP; encoded by the coding sequence GTGCCGATCTCGATCAATATAGCCGTTGCTGACCAGCGGTCTACTCCGGGAAGCGTCTGTAGCAGTTGCCATGGCAGCTTTCAGCGTTATGAGCTGCTGTTGATTGCGCTTCTGTTTGGTTTGATGCAGATGGTAATCAGCACCCTTTGGCTACGATATTTTCTCTATGGCTCCCTAGAGTGGGCATGGCGATCCTTGGTCAGGATTGAGTTTCAACGGATACGACTGTCGAGTGCGTATCCATGA
- a CDS encoding nitrate reductase cytochrome c-type subunit → MKKRNIMMFVLGASLAALLGGSSVVVAGDVTSLRGGSDINADSAIPTRKNRFKDADPFARTWKEQPPVMPHKDYSISVKENECMDCHSDANYKEEEATKIGRSHYVDRAGNTLNHLSGARFFCNQCHAPQYRVDPLVVNEFSTSARR, encoded by the coding sequence ATGAAAAAGCGTAATATCATGATGTTTGTATTGGGTGCTTCTCTGGCTGCACTGCTAGGTGGAAGTTCTGTTGTTGTGGCTGGCGATGTCACCTCCCTGCGTGGAGGCAGTGATATCAATGCCGATTCGGCAATTCCTACCAGGAAAAACCGCTTTAAGGATGCTGATCCTTTTGCACGAACCTGGAAAGAGCAGCCCCCGGTAATGCCTCACAAAGACTATTCAATCTCTGTAAAAGAGAACGAGTGTATGGATTGTCATAGTGATGCGAACTACAAAGAGGAGGAGGCCACCAAGATTGGCCGTAGCCACTATGTAGATCGTGCCGGCAACACTCTTAACCACCTCTCTGGAGCAAGATTCTTCTGTAATCAGTGTCATGCCCCTCAATACCGGGTGGATCCGCTGGTTGTAAATGAATTCTCAACCAGTGCAAGACGCTAA
- a CDS encoding chaperone NapD encodes MEDTVIQISGVAIRLRPEMMESVKSQLNAIDGLEIHAEDAAGKLAITLEGRDANTMTDSITEIESIDGVIIVNPVYIHDETEIAEAS; translated from the coding sequence GTGGAAGATACAGTTATACAAATTTCGGGAGTTGCAATCAGACTCAGACCAGAGATGATGGAGTCGGTTAAATCACAACTCAACGCCATTGATGGTCTGGAGATTCATGCCGAGGATGCTGCAGGAAAACTTGCCATCACTCTGGAGGGGCGTGACGCCAATACCATGACAGATAGCATCACCGAAATTGAGTCAATTGATGGTGTTATTATTGTTAACCCTGTATATATTCACGATGAGACGGAGATTGCAGAGGCCTCTTAA
- a CDS encoding hemerythrin domain-containing protein: MGIYEELELQHQQINGQIDQFVAQLNSESGFDPVEIIQQLEEFSKLLFAHFTLEDRVFSQMIIDQNCVAGRKSQILESMGDIQRVISVFVSLIRRWWMKDGSEIDREQFRAEVLENLDTIHDCLQSEESDIFAYCESCIREVDLEERLGYRTA, encoded by the coding sequence ATGGGGATATATGAGGAACTGGAACTGCAACACCAACAGATCAACGGGCAGATTGATCAGTTTGTTGCACAGCTAAACAGTGAGTCTGGATTTGATCCAGTTGAAATAATCCAGCAACTTGAGGAGTTCTCCAAACTCCTTTTCGCACATTTCACCCTGGAGGACAGAGTGTTCTCGCAGATGATTATCGACCAGAACTGTGTTGCTGGTCGCAAGAGCCAGATACTTGAGTCGATGGGTGACATTCAGCGTGTAATCTCTGTCTTTGTATCTCTGATCAGAAGGTGGTGGATGAAAGATGGTTCCGAGATTGATCGGGAGCAGTTTCGTGCGGAGGTGCTGGAAAATCTGGATACCATCCACGACTGTCTGCAATCGGAAGAGTCGGATATCTTTGCCTATTGTGAATCCTGTATTCGTGAGGTTGATCTCGAGGAGAGGCTGGGATACCGGACTGCCTGA
- the speD gene encoding adenosylmethionine decarboxylase, whose protein sequence is METAVSIGQYDLKSTDLFPATGEEINSAIWPTHNQQGETEHLLDHFITRNGITFAGTHLILDLWKASNLDDLNLMEQTLREAVDLCGATLLHIHLHHFTPSGGISGVAVLAESHISVHTWPEKGYAAFDVFMCGDARPELSIEVFKRTFNPTHINIHEHLRGACGQ, encoded by the coding sequence ATGGAGACAGCCGTTTCTATTGGTCAGTATGACCTTAAAAGCACCGATCTTTTCCCTGCAACCGGAGAGGAGATCAATTCCGCCATCTGGCCCACCCACAATCAGCAGGGTGAGACTGAGCATCTGCTCGACCATTTTATTACCCGCAACGGCATCACCTTTGCCGGCACTCACCTGATTCTGGATCTGTGGAAGGCCTCGAATCTGGATGATTTGAACCTGATGGAGCAGACCTTGCGAGAGGCGGTTGATCTATGTGGAGCCACACTGCTCCATATCCATCTCCATCACTTCACCCCCAGTGGTGGGATCTCCGGAGTGGCCGTTCTGGCAGAGTCCCATATCAGCGTCCATACCTGGCCAGAGAAGGGGTATGCAGCCTTCGATGTCTTTATGTGTGGAGACGCCCGCCCGGAGTTGTCGATCGAGGTGTTCAAACGCACCTTCAACCCGACCCATATCAATATCCATGAGCATCTGCGCGGGGCTTGCGGCCAATGA
- a CDS encoding NAD-dependent succinate-semialdehyde dehydrogenase, translated as MSFESINPYSGEVIEQIPNWDEQQIESALAQAASAAPVWQSTPLEQRCAIVRKAGELLRRRKRELAEMLTKEMGKLITESEAEVEKCAWVCDYYADEGPGFLADEIIASDAGKSLVAHQPLGTVLAVMPWNFPLWQVFRFAAPALVAGNTGLLKHASNVPGSAHAIEEVFREAGAPQGVFTSLMIRASQVAKIIEDDRVHAVTLTGSEPAGRQVAATAGASLKKSVLELGGSDAFIVLEDCDLDAAVKVAVASRYLNSGQSCIAAKRFIVVEAVADQFVSRFKQAVEELQLGDPMDPATTLAPMARTDLRDELDQQVQRSIEAGAEPLTGCSPSDITHAGYAPSILDHVKPGMAAYSEEFFGPVAIVIRATDETDAVRIANDSPFGLGGSVWTEDLERGERVARKIQSGATFVNGIVKSDPRLPFGGIKNSGYGRELSKLGMHEFVNAKTIWIG; from the coding sequence ATGAGTTTTGAATCCATCAATCCATACAGCGGCGAGGTGATTGAGCAGATCCCGAATTGGGATGAACAGCAGATAGAGTCTGCACTGGCTCAGGCCGCATCCGCAGCACCAGTCTGGCAGTCCACCCCCCTGGAGCAACGTTGTGCCATTGTGCGCAAGGCTGGAGAGCTGTTGCGCAGGCGCAAGCGAGAACTTGCAGAGATGCTAACCAAAGAGATGGGCAAGCTGATAACTGAGTCCGAGGCTGAGGTAGAGAAGTGTGCCTGGGTATGTGACTACTATGCAGATGAAGGGCCAGGTTTTCTGGCGGATGAGATCATCGCAAGCGATGCTGGCAAAAGCCTGGTTGCGCACCAGCCATTGGGGACGGTATTGGCAGTAATGCCCTGGAATTTCCCGCTCTGGCAGGTTTTCCGTTTTGCCGCCCCCGCACTGGTTGCCGGTAATACCGGTCTGCTCAAGCACGCATCCAACGTACCCGGCTCTGCACATGCCATTGAGGAGGTGTTCAGAGAGGCCGGTGCGCCACAGGGGGTATTCACCTCATTGATGATTCGTGCCTCCCAGGTGGCAAAAATCATCGAGGATGATCGTGTTCACGCTGTCACCCTTACAGGGAGTGAGCCGGCGGGGCGACAGGTAGCTGCAACAGCAGGGGCAAGCCTCAAAAAGAGCGTGCTCGAGCTTGGGGGGTCCGATGCATTCATTGTGTTGGAGGATTGTGATCTGGATGCGGCGGTAAAGGTAGCAGTAGCCTCTCGTTACCTTAATAGTGGACAGAGCTGTATTGCAGCCAAACGGTTTATTGTGGTTGAGGCTGTTGCCGACCAGTTTGTCTCTCGGTTCAAACAGGCCGTGGAGGAGTTGCAGTTGGGCGACCCAATGGATCCAGCCACCACACTGGCACCAATGGCGAGAACAGATCTGCGTGATGAGCTTGATCAGCAGGTACAGAGAAGTATCGAGGCGGGGGCGGAGCCGTTGACCGGATGTAGCCCATCAGATATAACCCATGCCGGTTATGCCCCCTCAATTCTCGACCATGTAAAACCTGGAATGGCGGCTTACAGTGAAGAGTTCTTCGGGCCGGTGGCGATTGTGATTCGTGCCACAGATGAGACCGATGCAGTCCGTATTGCCAACGACAGCCCATTTGGGCTTGGAGGGAGCGTCTGGACCGAAGATCTGGAGCGTGGTGAGCGCGTGGCCCGCAAGATTCAATCAGGTGCCACCTTTGTAAACGGGATCGTCAAAAGTGATCCGCGTCTCCCCTTTGGAGGAATCAAAAATTCCGGTTACGGACGAGAGTTATCCAAACTTGGAATGCATGAGTTTGTGAACGCCAAAACCATCTGGATTGGGTAA
- the napA gene encoding nitrate reductase catalytic subunit NapA, with amino-acid sequence MGISRREFIKSNAVAAAATAVGISGIPVVTQAKDGYDSDGIRWDKAPCRFCGTGCSILVGTKNGKLVATQGDPDAPVNRGLNCIKGYFLSKIMYGRDRLTTPLLRQTDGKYDKNGEFTPVSWDDAFDIMAKKWKTAMANDHARGDGKSTVGMFGSGQWTVLEGYAASKLYKAGFRSNNIDPNARHCMASAVGAFMRTFGSDEPMGCYDDFEHGENFVLWGSNMSEMHPILWSRITDTRLTKKNSSVHVLSTYTHRSCDLADNVLIFEPQTDLVIGNYIANHIIQSGAVDHNFVKKHTNIRLANTDIGYGLRPNDPREKSAKNSSPRKAQVGSKPMTFDEYKAFVAEYTLEKAVEMSGVPAENLKALADLYADPSKKIVSLWTMGTNQHVRGVWMNHLMYNLHLLTGKISEPGNGPFSLTGQPSACGTAREVGTFAHRLPADLVVMKKPHRDFTEKTWKIPAGTIPGKPGYHAVLQNRKLKDGKLNAYWVMCNNNVQAAPNLNDETMPGYRNPKNFIVTSDPYPTITAMASDLILPTAMWIEKEGVYGNAERRSQAWRQQVPPVEGAKSDLWQLMEFSKHFTTEEAWGEAHVAANPEFKGKTLFDVLYGNGQVNKYGLEDLERGFDNEEAFHFGFYPQKGLYEEYRLFGLNGPKKGHELGEYTQYHKTRGMRWPVIDGKETLWRYREGFDPLVRKSNPTVAKGDVYFYGKPDGKANIFCCPYEPPAESPDAEFPLWMTTGRVLEHWHSGSMTQRVPELYRAVPDALIYMHPKDAKAAGLHDGAAAMVTSRRGSMKARVSTRGRNKMPEGLIFVPWFDARRLVNKLVLDATDPLSKETDFKKTAVKVTKA; translated from the coding sequence ATGGGAATCTCTAGAAGAGAGTTTATCAAATCCAATGCTGTGGCCGCGGCGGCTACTGCTGTTGGTATTAGCGGTATCCCCGTTGTAACCCAGGCAAAAGATGGCTACGATTCTGACGGTATCCGCTGGGACAAGGCCCCATGTCGCTTCTGCGGCACTGGCTGTAGTATTCTGGTTGGTACCAAAAACGGCAAGCTGGTAGCTACGCAGGGTGACCCGGACGCACCAGTCAACAGAGGGTTGAACTGTATCAAGGGGTACTTCCTCTCCAAGATCATGTACGGCAGAGACCGTCTAACCACCCCTCTGTTGCGCCAGACTGATGGCAAGTACGACAAGAATGGTGAGTTTACCCCAGTGAGCTGGGATGATGCATTCGACATCATGGCCAAGAAGTGGAAAACGGCGATGGCCAATGACCACGCTCGTGGTGATGGCAAATCCACTGTTGGAATGTTTGGTTCGGGTCAGTGGACTGTTCTTGAGGGTTATGCTGCATCCAAACTTTACAAGGCTGGTTTCCGTTCAAACAATATTGACCCTAACGCACGCCACTGTATGGCATCTGCGGTAGGTGCATTCATGCGTACCTTCGGCTCCGATGAGCCCATGGGCTGCTATGATGATTTTGAGCATGGTGAGAACTTTGTACTCTGGGGCTCCAATATGTCGGAGATGCACCCCATCCTCTGGTCGCGTATCACTGATACACGCCTGACCAAGAAAAACTCATCGGTACATGTTCTCTCTACCTATACCCACCGTAGCTGTGACCTTGCAGACAATGTACTGATCTTCGAGCCACAAACTGACCTGGTGATTGGTAACTATATTGCAAACCACATTATCCAGAGTGGCGCTGTAGACCATAATTTTGTAAAGAAACATACAAATATACGTCTCGCCAATACCGATATCGGTTATGGGCTGCGCCCAAATGATCCTCGTGAGAAGAGTGCAAAAAACAGCTCTCCACGCAAGGCTCAGGTTGGCTCCAAGCCAATGACCTTTGATGAGTACAAGGCATTTGTTGCCGAGTACACCCTGGAGAAGGCCGTCGAGATGTCTGGTGTCCCTGCAGAGAACCTGAAGGCACTGGCTGATCTCTATGCTGACCCAAGCAAGAAGATCGTCTCTCTCTGGACCATGGGAACCAACCAGCATGTACGTGGTGTCTGGATGAACCACCTGATGTATAACCTGCATCTGCTGACCGGCAAGATCTCCGAGCCTGGCAATGGGCCATTCTCTCTGACTGGACAGCCTTCTGCCTGTGGTACCGCACGTGAGGTTGGAACCTTCGCCCACCGTCTGCCTGCAGACCTGGTGGTGATGAAGAAACCACACCGTGACTTTACCGAGAAGACCTGGAAGATTCCTGCAGGAACTATCCCTGGCAAACCTGGATACCATGCGGTACTACAAAATCGCAAACTCAAGGATGGCAAGCTGAATGCCTACTGGGTAATGTGTAACAACAACGTTCAGGCGGCACCAAATCTTAATGATGAGACCATGCCTGGGTATCGTAATCCAAAGAACTTTATTGTCACCTCGGATCCATACCCAACTATTACCGCAATGGCATCTGACCTGATCCTTCCTACTGCAATGTGGATTGAGAAGGAGGGTGTATATGGTAATGCAGAGCGTCGCTCTCAGGCGTGGCGTCAGCAGGTTCCACCTGTAGAGGGTGCCAAGTCAGATCTCTGGCAGTTGATGGAGTTCTCCAAGCACTTCACTACCGAAGAGGCGTGGGGAGAGGCGCACGTTGCGGCCAACCCAGAGTTCAAGGGCAAGACCCTGTTTGATGTGCTCTATGGTAATGGACAGGTCAACAAGTATGGCCTGGAGGATCTGGAGAGAGGGTTTGATAACGAAGAGGCGTTCCACTTCGGTTTCTACCCACAGAAGGGGCTCTATGAAGAGTATCGCCTGTTTGGTCTAAATGGCCCAAAGAAGGGGCATGAGCTTGGTGAATATACCCAGTATCACAAGACGCGCGGCATGCGCTGGCCGGTAATCGATGGCAAGGAGACCCTTTGGCGCTATCGTGAAGGGTTTGACCCACTGGTTAGAAAGTCAAACCCAACGGTTGCCAAGGGTGATGTCTACTTCTATGGAAAACCGGATGGCAAGGCCAACATCTTCTGTTGCCCTTACGAGCCACCTGCGGAGTCTCCGGATGCAGAGTTCCCACTGTGGATGACTACTGGTCGTGTACTCGAGCACTGGCACTCTGGCTCAATGACTCAGCGTGTTCCTGAGCTCTACCGTGCAGTACCTGATGCATTGATCTATATGCATCCAAAGGATGCCAAGGCGGCAGGACTACATGATGGTGCAGCAGCAATGGTTACATCCCGTCGCGGCAGCATGAAAGCGCGCGTCTCCACTCGAGGACGTAACAAGATGCCAGAGGGGCTGATATTTGTTCCATGGTTTGATGCGCGTCGTCTGGTAAACAAGCTGGTTCTTGATGCAACCGACCCTCTCTCCAAAGAGACGGACTTTAAGAAGACCGCTGTTAAAGTGACTAAGGCCTAA
- a CDS encoding ferrous iron transport protein A gives MEATLASLKPGEEGTIIGINGENRLRQRLTEMGFLKGSTIGVDSTAPFGDPRSYTIRGYQVSLRNAEADQILVNIDKGL, from the coding sequence ATGGAAGCAACACTGGCATCACTAAAGCCTGGAGAGGAGGGCACCATTATTGGCATTAATGGAGAAAACCGCCTCCGCCAACGTCTGACAGAGATGGGTTTTCTAAAAGGCTCCACGATTGGGGTTGATTCCACCGCCCCGTTTGGGGATCCACGCTCCTATACAATTCGTGGATATCAGGTAAGTCTGCGTAATGCAGAGGCAGATCAGATCCTTGTCAATATTGATAAGGGGTTATGA